A window from Primulina huaijiensis isolate GDHJ02 chromosome 11, ASM1229523v2, whole genome shotgun sequence encodes these proteins:
- the LOC140987379 gene encoding nitrate reductase [NADH] 2-like → MAASVEKHTSLSKLPRPFKSSSTTHHRPGSPVRGYSIPTSPDFTFPTISTNNDLRVDYSSDDSNDDDDDEKKHILAIKKANAELEPSVIDSRDESTADNWVERNSSMVRLTGKHPFNAEAPLPRLMHHGFITPVPLHYVRNHGSVPKASWREWTIEVSGLVKRPTIFTMDQLVKEFPSKEFPVTLVCAGNRRKEQNMVKKTIGFNWGAAGISTSVWRGVPLCSVLKRCGIFSKKKGAMNVCFEGAEDLPGGGGSKYGTSLKKQIAIDPSRDILLAYMQNGERLSPDHGFPVRVIIPGFIGGRMVKWLKRIIVTTKESESYYHYRDNRVLPSHVDAELANAEAWWYKPEYIINELNINSVITTPCHEEILPINSWTTQRPYTLRGYAYSGGGKKVTRVEVTMDGGETWHVSSLDHPEKPNKYGKYWCWCFWSLEVEVLDILGAKEIAVRAWDETLNTQPEKLIWNLMGMMNNCWFRVKTNVCKPHKGEIGIVFEHPTQPGNQSGGWMAKESHLEKSSNDAQTLKKSTSTPFMNTNSKMFSESEVKKNNSEDSAWIIVHGQVYDCTRFLKEHPGGTDSILINAGTDCTEEFDAIHSDKAKKMLEEYRIGELMTTGYASADSSPNNSVHGPPGDLNLKPIKESMRSVALVPRQKTPCKLVAKTILSHDVRLFRFALPNEDQVLGLPVGKHIFICATIDEKLCMRAYTPSSRVDTIGYFELVVKIYFRGVNPKFPNGGLMTQYLDSMELGSFIDVKGPLGHIEYTGKGNFLVHGKQKFAKKLAMIAGGSGITPIYQVMQAILKDGDDKTEMYVVYANRTEDDILLRAELDEWAERHPERVKLWYVLSKPEKEGWQYSRGHVTEDILREHIPEASEYSLALACGPPAMLQFAVSPNLEKMGYPKDSLLIF, encoded by the exons ATGGCGGCCTCCGTCGAGAAACATACCAGTTTGTCCAAATTACCCCGCCCATTCAAATCCAGTTCAACAACCCATCACCGGCCGGGCTCCCCGGTCCGCGGTTACAGCATCCCTACCTCCCCAGATTTCACATTTCCAACAATATCTACAAATAACGATTTGAGAGTAGATTATTCATCCGATGATTCTAATGACGATGACGATGACGAAAAGAAACATATATTAGCCATTAAGAAAGCGAACGCCGAGTTAGAACCGTCTGTTATTGACTCAAGAGACGAGTCCACAGCCGACAACTGGGTCGAGCGGAACTCGTCCATGGTCCGGCTCACCGGAAAACACCCCTTTAACGCGGAGGCGCCGCTTCCGAGGCTCATGCACCACGGATTCATCACCCCGGTTCCCCTCCACTACGTAAGGAACCACGGGTCGGTCCCGAAAGCAAGTTGGCGTGAGTGGACCATCGAAGTCTCCGGTCTTGTGAAACGCCCCACTATTTTCACAATGGATCAATTGGTGAAAGAGTTTCCGAGCAAAGAGTTCCCCGTCACCCTCGTTTGCGCGGGAAACCGCCGCAAAGAGCAAAACATGGTGAAAAAAACTATAGGATTCAACTGGGGCGCCGCCGGTATCTCCACCTCGGTGTGGCGGGGAGTGCCTCTATGCTCCGTATTAAAGCGGTGCGGGATTTTCAGCAAGAAAAAGGGCGCCATGAACGTGTGCTTTGAGGGGGCGGAAGATCTGCCAGGCGGAGGCGGCTCCAAGTACGGAACGAGTTTGAAGAAACAAATAGCGATAGATCCTTCGAGGGACATCTTATTAGCATACATGCAAAACGGCGAGAGGTTGAGCCCGGATCACGGGTTTCCAGTTCGGGTCATAATTCCAGGGTTTATTGGTGGGAGAATGGTGAAATGGTTAAAGCGTATAATTGTGACTACAAAGGAGTCGGAGAGCTATTACCATTACAGAGATAATAGGGTTCTTCCTTCGCATGTTGACGCTGAACTTGCAAATGCTGAAG CATGGTGGTACAAACCTGAATATATAATCAACGAACTCAACATCAACTCTGTAATTACGACCCCGTGTCATGAAGAAATATTGCCCATTAACTCCTGGACAACTCAGAGACCCTACACTTTGAGGGGTTACGCATATTCAG GGGGTGGGAAGAAAGTGACAAGGGTAGAGGTGACGATGGATGGAGGTGAAACTTGGCATGTAAGCAGCCTCGACCACCCCGAAAAGCCTAACAAGTACGGCAAATACTGGTGCTGGTGTTTTTGGTCACTTGAGGTCGAGGTTTTGGACATCCTCGGCGCCAAGGAAATCGCTGTTCGGGCATGGGACGAAACCCTCAACACACAACCGGAAAAGCTCATTTGGAATCTCATG GGTATGATGAATAATTGCTGGTTTAGAGTTAAAACAAATGTCTGCAAACCACACAAAGGAGAAATCGGGATCGTCTTCGAGCACCCAACTCAACCGGGAAACCAATCTGGAGGCTGGATGGCTAAGGAGAGTCACCTCGAGAAATCCTCAAACGACGCCCAAACACTGAAGAAAAGCACCTCAACTCCATTCATGAACACCAACTCTAAAATGTTCTCCGAATCGGAGGTTAAGAAGAACAATTCCGAGGACTCCGCATGGATCATCGTACATGGCCAAGTCTACGACTGCACCCGCTTCCTTAAAGAACACCCCGGAGGCACAGACAGCATCCTCATCAATGCTGGCACAGACTGTACGGAAGAATTTGACGCCATTCACTCTGATAAAGCCAAGAAAATGCTCGAAGAATACAGAATCGGAGAGCTGATGACCACTGGCTATGCATCGGCAGATTCTTCCCCTAACAACTCAGTTCACGGCCCGCCTGGCGATCTCAACTTAAAGCCGATTAAAGAATCGATGCGAAGCGTGGCTCTTGTTCCTCGGCAGAAAACTCCTTGCAAACTCGTTGCAAAAACTATACTATCGCATGACGTTAGGCTTTTCCGATTTGCATTGCCCAATGAGGATCAAGTACTGGGATTACCAGTGGGGAAACACATATTCATCTGTGCCACCATTGATGAAAAGTTGTGCATGCGAGCCTATACTCCATCAAGCAGAGTAGATACCATTGGATACTTCGAATTAGTGGTCAAGATTTACTTCAGAGGGGTGAACCCGAAATTCCCCAACGGCGGGCTGATGACTCAGTATTTGGATTCCATGGAACTGGGCTCGTTTATAGATGTGAAAGGTCCATTGGGACACATCGAGTACACAGGAAAAGGTAACTTCCTAGTTCACGGCAAACAAAAGTTCGCCAAAAAACTGGCCATGATCGCCGGCGGATCCGGAATCACCCCAATTTATCAg GTAATGCAGGCGATTCTGAAGGATGGAGACGACAAAACAGAGATGTACGTGGTGTACGCGAATCGCACGGAGGATGATATACTGCTGAGAGCTGAGCTTGACGAGTGGGCGGAGAGACATCCCGAAAGGGTTAAATTGTGGTACGTGTTGTCAAAACCTGAGAAGGAAGGGTGGCAATATAGCAGAGGGCATGTTACTGAAGATATTTTAAGAGAGCATATTCCGGAGGCGTCAGAATATTCGTTGGCTTTGGCATGTGGCCCGCCGGCGATGCTGCAGTTCGCCGTGAGCCCGAATCTGGAGAAGATGGGATACCCTAAGGATTCTTTATTGATCTTTTAG
- the LOC140987168 gene encoding F-box/kelch-repeat protein At3g06240-like, with the protein MVDPPLPTDMLIEVLIRLQVKSILKFRCVCKTWCDLIRSPVFIQGHQKRERKQKVLLVKRYLPSQNGDEEVFSFSHNSTVPGLRMRILSHSLPPRNGEGETFSFHDPDFPEVLVSPNLPIPILNDLNIPWYRRSDIPIHGPCNGLVCIAFEKTVFLCNPALREFKLLPPPRFPVGYIVRPFKYGFGFDPLTGAYKVIHISDMRKEHYEEFWYNLGMISIRIDMYNSATDSWKQIHDVKVPPGGYLPGYELFYNGAIHWAVIAPNTSSSILCFNVSTDTFRQIDFHDNFSPLERDLKLMELNDSLSVVRYSNLMTGQCNTEIWVMKEYGVKESWTKQFVIGPYCVICPFLFLKNELLLVESANGQLATCALHENQFKGFQFYGSRRSTSAVLYEESLINLNQIIASDRRDE; encoded by the coding sequence ATGGTAGATCCACCGCTACCGACGGACATGCTCATCGAAGTGTTGATACGTCTCCAGGTGAAATCTATATTAAAATTCAGGTGTGTTTGCAAAACTTGGTGTGATCTGATCAGGAGTCCTGTATTCATCCAGGGACACCAAAAACGTGAGAGAAAACAGAAGGTACTGCTTGTGAAACGCTATTTGCCATCGCAAAATGGAGACGAGGAGGTGTTCTCTTTTTCCCACAATTCGACTGTGCCCGGCCTTCGAATGCGTATCCTAAGTCACAGTTTGCCACCAAGAAATGGAGAAGGTGAAACATTCTCTTTTCACGACCCGGACTTCCCCGAAGTACTGGTCTCACCCAATCTGCCGATTCcaattctgaatgatttaaaCATCCCTTGGTACCGGCGCTCAGATATCCCAATTCACGGCCCCTGCAATGGGCTTGTTTGCATTGCTTTTGAAAAAACTGTTTTCTTGTGCAACCCGGCATTGCGAGAGTTCAAGCTGCTTCCCCCTCCGAGATTTCCTGTGGGCTATATTGTCCGTCCTTTCAAATATGGATTTGGGTTTGACCCACTTACTGGTGCTTACAAGGTTATCCATATATCGGATATGAGAAAGGAGCATTATGAAGAATTCTGGTACAATTTGGGGATGATTAGCATAAGGATTGACATGTACAATTCAGCCACCGATTCGTGGAAGCAAATTCATGATGTAAAAGTGCCTCCAGGTGGTTATTTACCTGGTTACGAACTCTTCTATAATGGCGCGATTCACTGGGCAGTCATCGCTCCCAATACTTCTTCAAGCATTCTTTGTTTCAACGTGAGCACAGACACTTTTCGACAGATAGACTTCCATGATAATTTCTCTCCATTAGAAAGGGACCTGAAGTTAATGGAGTTAAATGATAGCCTCTCGGTGGTTCGGTATTCAAACTTGATGACAGGACAATGCAACACCGAGATTTGGGTGATGAAGGAATACGGGGTGAAAGAATCGTGGACGAAACAGTTTGTTATCGGCCCTTACTGTGTTATCTGcccttttttgtttttgaagaatGAGTTGTTGCTGGTTGAATCTGCAAATGGCCAGTTGGCAACTTGTGCACTCCATGAAAACCAGTTCAAGGGGTTTCAGTTCTACGGATCTCGTCGTTCGACGAGCGCGGTTCTTTACGAGGAGAGCTTGATTAATTTGAATCAAATCATTGCTAGTGACCGCCGAGACGAGTGA